gaaataaaggaaaattattataattatattgtaAGACGTTTATGTAATTATACATGTATCCATGCCGTAGCTTAAAAAGTTACCTATGTTTCTGCAATATTACTGACATCAGATCACCTTTACCACAGAGACATTGCCCCGCCCACCCAACCTTATTCACTCAAACTACCTAAGGCACAACAGGTAGCTATGGAAATGTTTTTCTCATGTCAGGGAGTCAGATCATTTGACTCAGCTTACCAACAAGAGCCGACTCCCAAACGACTCATTGTTATTTGTTCTCTAAAACAAAGTTTACCTAACGCAAACGATCGCATCACGCAAAATGATGAACAGTTGGGGGGGGGAAGCTTTTCAGTGAAGCGCATGAACTAAAGTTCATAAGTAACGATATCGCTTACATCTACAAAGTGAAGGTAAAAAATACATACGAGTCATATCTGCGAGTCGGCTCCCAGTGTTCACGTAAAAGAGCCAGTTACACGAAGATACATCACTGTAACAGGGAAGAGTTAAGACGGTAAGCAAACTGAAGTAATGGCTCAACTTGATGAAAACAAACATTAGCAGttgagttaaaataaataaattaattaactcAGCTAAAACACTGCTTAGTAGCACGAGCGTCAAGAGAGTACTTCAAAACGGGTTGCGTTAGCACGAGGTCTTACTAAAGCgactgcagacagacagagtgaagaTTGCGTTTTCCGTCACATGATTTCCAGCGAGAGCAATACATGTGCTTGCTAAGTAAATTTTCTATGTTTGAGTAACGGGGAAGTTTAGCTACTAGCCATGAGGAATGTCACCGATAGCTAACGGTCACACCCGGCTGCTTGTTTAAACTGCAGCGCCATTTGTTTCGGTTGGTTTGTTTACTCAGATCCTATAGGACACATGTTTAGTTCAGTTATGGACCAGAGAACATCTACAACTGCATATGCAAGCCATTTACTGTATTAAAACAACTTAATATCACTGAACTGCGTATGCATGTCATACGAGGGCTAACTAGTTTCATGTCGTGAGTGTCGAAGGCACAGTCACTGCAAACCCCTTCCGTCAAGCTAAGCTAGAAGTTGCTTGTATGTATTTTCAATCCATGTTCGTCAGTAGTTCTTAATCGTGAAAACTACAAACCACCATTATCAAAGCTGTTTCATTTCTTAGTGAGGTCTGTTAGTTATTAGTTAATTTGACTGGTTTCGTCAATTTAGttgtttaatccaaacctcaacaacaaacaaaaagcaggtCTGTAAATAACCTGCGCctaatatacacagatcaagcataatattatgaccacctgcctaatattgtgttggtccccattttgctgccaaaacagcctagacccatcatgcactgtgtattctgacacctttctatcagaaccagcattaacttcttcagcagtttgatcaacagtagctcgtctgttggatcggatcacacgggccagccttcactccccatgttcatcagtgagccttggtcgcTCAATGACCcggtcgccagttcaccactgttcctttcttggaccacttttgatggatactgaccactgcagactgggaacaccccacaagagctgcagttttggagatgctctgatccagttgtctagccattacaatttggtccttgtcaaactcgctcaaatccttacgcttgcccattttttcctgcttctaacacatcaactttgaagacaaaatgttcacttgctgcctaatatatcccacctactaacaggtgccatgaggagataatcagtgttgttcacgtcacctctcactgctcataatgttatgcctgattggtgtataatgcCATTGTAAAGTTCATGAACAGAAAACTACAATTATACTTATTGTGCATATTTAAGTTATGTTTATGAAATGTAAATCTTTCCAGAGGTGTCCTTGGCTACAATCCAATGGAAAAAGATAGCTGACAGCTCTACACAGTGATAACGCACTGACAGGAATTATAATCAGATATTCCTGTGTAGACTAGTTTGTTCCTTCCCCCtttataataatgaaaagaaatgaacaaatgagGTACAGTTGTGAAATATTTGTGGCTTCACAAAATGAAAACACTCCACTGCCTCTGTAGATTTGGAAAGTTGGACTGACCTGTGGTTCCCAGAGTGGGTTCTGGGGTGTCCGGTGAAGTATATCCACATGGTCTGTGATTCATTTTGCGACAGTGGTGgaaaacacacatcatcattatcaaagCTTTTGCATTTATCATTAGGTTCTTACAGTTATTACCTTATTTTACTGgtcaatttaaaaaatgacaatcCAAATTACCATACAATAATTTACAAGGACATAGGTCTATAAATGATGTCAACTTGGACCTAATGTTTTGTCTGGAAAATTTTGGAACTATAAGAACTCAGTAAGTCATACAGTACTTTTGATAAAGTATTGGGTATTTAATTCTTTACAGGATTTGTGTGCTCTGCAGTCAAGCTGTTTTACCTATGGCTTTGGTTTAGTAATTCACAGTACAGTTTAATAGAACAATTTAGTAGAATTTCTGGTAAATTAtgattaatgtttttattatgatatttttgcttgttttttaaatcatgttaaatgttttttaagggAAAGGTATCATATAGTCCTGTTTAAATATAACAACATAGTGGGTGTGTTGTTCTCTGATCATATGACTGCATATCACCTGCCAATATAACCGATTATATAAGTATTCTCATTACTGCTCCTGAAAGAATTTTTGGATGTGAAGTGTAATTGAGCTTTTGTTAttggtttgtgtttttgttgttgttagtgtttattttttttctaatttttttgcaAATCTTATTCCATACTTAGtctctaaaaatctgtttttgtttccagCAGTAAGTGCACTTATGACTCCCTCACAGGCCTAGTATGAGCAAGAAGATTGGTTCCTGTCAGTGGACGCCTGTGCCTCAGAGTTCTCCTGCACCATGTGATCGCTATAAGCACGCTATTTGTGCTTACAATGGGAACGTTTACATGCTTGGAGGTAGAGGGAAGCACTCATTAAAAGATTTCTGGAAATACAATCTGGGTAAGTCGTATTGTTCTGTGTCTGACTGTAAGATGCTTTTTATGTTAGTGAGATAAAATGGTTGTCgaaatgaaattatattttctgtaatattagtgtgtaaCAATTGGATCAGGTTGGACTGTGACAGTGACGAAGCACCTGATGAACTGGAGGAACACAGCATGGTGCCTCATCAGgtgattttaaatattaatcaggtgtttattgttttcttaataaataatacattccTATGATGTAAGTGGTCAGCAACTTGGAAAGTAATATCGTAAAACAATGTATTACCCATTATATTGCCCATGttatgcttttattttgtcGTAGGGTGTCCTCTATGTATTTGGAGGCTTAAGGGATTCAGCATAttctcacacaaaaacacctcTATGGTTGTTTGACACAGGTGATGCCgaatgaataatgaatgcatgaattatctaaataaattctaataaaCCATTCATATTACATGTAATAGATTAATGATGATAAATATTTAACAGAATCATGTTTTCCAGTcatgtgtttaattatttttcactgTATTAACTGTCtcatgtatttgtatttttactCACAATTTCTGTTCTTTGCAGCTAAAGAACACTGGTTCTTAATAGAAGAGCAAAGTCCACTTGTTCAGGTAAAAgataatcataaaaataatcGTAAACATTTCATACAAACTACTGCCTAGTTAAATGTGTGGCAAAGGTAAAGTAAAGGTCTGGCATTGTAATTTCTAGTTACTCCTAAAAGCAAAATAGGTTTTACAGAAGATTGGAATACAATCAAGGaaagattaaaaattaaatatttccaTGCCATTTGGATGTTATTGTCAGAAATCCCATATTCTGGCCAGAGcatgtttttcatattttctttaGCTATTTGCTTACAACATAGCAACATCTGATTGTTTTTCCCAGACTGCCAAAGATGAATAATTTTGGGTTTTTGAATATGTTAGCAAACATGTATTTTTACTCATTTGCGCCACATCTTTTTTCCTAGAATGTGGCACCAGCCAACAAAAAGGGACACAGTGCTGTTGTGTTGGGATCCTCTATGTTTATTTATGGTGGATACATTGACATGCGAGGGACCTCACAGGAATTCTGGAGATTTGACTTGGGTCAGTAATATCAGGTTATAAGAAGAAAAGTAAACATGACATAAACTGTGAGACAAATGGGTTGAGTTTCAGGTGAGAGACAATATGCTTGGATGTTGTTTATCAGCTAGATTCTCCACACTGGAATTAATAATGACTCTCTTTTCCTGTCACATGATCTTAAAACATGTACATGCAGAAGCTGGCCCAGATACATGCCTGTACTTGCCTACCATTTATTTTGGATGTTCATTGAAAAACATACCTTTTGAGCTATCATtttagttattaaaaaaaaagtttatagtATTCTTGGTTTCATAACCCAGGGACAATTTAGCACACAGACACCGAGCCAGATATTATCAAAAGTTTAGTCATTCGTAACTGTGAAATGTGAGTCAACTGTTCTCTGTTGCGCCTTTAGCTGAAACAACGGCAATTTCACACCCAACAGATGAGATAAACACCCAGTAGACAAAATGATATTCAAATTGTGAATTATTCAATGTATTGTACACAGTGGATTTTAAATGATTGTACCAATAAATCTGTGATtcagtaattaaaaaataatttcccAAAGTAGTCACATCAACCCTGGGCAGGTTGTGAAATTCACTACATTCAGTGTTATTTAGAAGATGGGATATGCCAGTATTCTGACGAGAGATCGcatacataaacatttacaatTTACAAGATCCAGTGTTATATCATAGCTGCTCAGTTAAATGCTTGTAGCTTTTGCAAATAATGTCACTGACTGTGACCAGGTGTCTCCATGTTAGACTCCAGGTTATGGTCACTCTTGAGTGTTGCACAAGTGGGCCCTGGACCTCGGCATAGTCACTCTGCCATAGCCTACGAGGACTACATGTACCTGTACGGTGGTCTGCAAGGTCTGAAGGAGCAGAGGGACCTGTGGAGGTGGAGCTCCTTCAACCACACTTGGACCTGCATCAGAACCTTGTGAGAAAATCATTTGATCAATTTCACTGATTACTGAAAAGATTGTGTGTGCAAGAAGTCAGAAGTCTTTCACTAGTTGAAGATGGAATTATACCATTTACAAGGTGTTAACAATTAGATGGTTTATCAATATCATGCCATAGTATCTCAAAATTTAGATGTAAAATTGTGATTTCAGCAGCTTTTTCACAGAGCAAGGTTTTCATTAACATGTTCTTTAAAACATGCATCTTTTAGTTTGCAGCcatgttatattttatgttgtcacagttttttttgttgttgttacctgtaCTGTTATATGGCCCAATGcccatatatactgtacaagtTGACGTCAGAAATTGTCTCTgaggccctctagtggctggCTGCAGAACAGAGTTTAACCCCGCCTATTCCTATGTTAGTTAGTGGAACCCAAGGCAAACGTTAAGTTAAATATCAAACTGTTATACGTGTTTTATATGCAAGTTCAATTGACATTTCTGTCTCTCCCAGTATGTTTCCATGCAGTAGTTTGATGGGAGTTGCTAATTTTGATGTCTAAGCTAGCCCAAACCATCTAACCAATGAGAGTAACAAAGTGATGTTACAAAATATCTTGACATTGACAAAGGATATAATAGCATCATGTAAAATCAATATACCTGTAAATTATACTTCTGTTAAACATTTTGTATATTAATATTGCAGTGCTTAGCAATTTGAGTTTGCCATTTAGGCACTTTAGGTAGCGAATCATGGATGGCATAATAGTATGTATCATCTTGTATAGGCAGACGAGAAATATGTCTATCTTCTTATATAGGTACCCAATGCCCGATTGGCCATATCTACTACGTTGACTCCTATTTCATCCCAAAATAGActtaaaaaatgtacaatagAAGTGAATGGTGTCATATTGCCCAGTCATACATACAGTCACTGTATTGGACCCACAGCTATGTGCTTGTAGGAATGGATTAGTTTGTTTGACTTTTCCATGGGTGAACTTGTGGAAAACCTTATCCGccttttgtttctgtctcttcttTGTGTGATGTAATTCAGTAAATTAGTGATGAGTTACTGATGGTCTGAGAGTGGACCACCACCCAAATGAGATCAGATTAGAACTGCTCTTTCCATTTATTAATAGGGTAGAGATGAAATGACAACTCGTACAAAGCAACAGTAGTGCTACAGACTGTCATTTCTAAAGTGACCTGcacgatcagccataacattaaaaccacctgcctaatattgggtaAGTCCTTGTTTTGCCTAACCAGCTATGAATTGTTGAGGCATGGATTCCACCTCTGAaaatgtgctgtggtatctggcagcaagatgttagcagcagatcccaTAAGTTCTCTAAGTTGTGAGCTGGGCCTTCATTTATCGGACTTGTATGGACATATTCAGTCCTTGTGAAGTTAActtaaaaacaagaaaacttTGGGAAACTATACAGAGAGAGCATGCAACACTGATAAATTTGTAACAAGTATGAGAACCAGTATATACTCAGTAGAAAATATCAACTACCCAAAAACCAGTCGCTTACCCCTGCTACATAAAGGTTAATGCTAGAATATTTTTAGTGTTGGGTTGTCAGACAGGCAAAAAATCTAAAGTGATAAAAGACACACAGCTCTAGTTATGTTGTTTCAGTCAGCATTTAATCAATTAGTTAATTGAtttaaaagtgatttttttaatatattgatTTTTAATAGTATATCACACCAGGTTCTGCTGGAATACACTTAAAAGATAAATGGCTTAATTGTCTGTGTATTGCAcaattatatttaacatttgattTTCTGCCTCCCTACTTCAATGTGCAGCTCAGGACCCTCTAAACTGATGGGGCACTCAGCTCTGGTGTATAAGAACAGCATGCTGCTATTTGGTGGTGGAGAGACCCAGACTGCTCCCACTAACTGCCTGTGGAATCTCAATCTTGCAACAATGATGTGGGAGAGACTGCCTTCATTGCCTGCATCCACTGCTCCATGCCGGATTCACCACTGCTGTGTGGGTCTTGGCCCTAAATTCCAGCCCATGCCACCAAATAATACCAGTAGTAATGATATCTCCATATCAAAAAGCAAGGACAACACATTCAGACCCTTCAAGAACAAGTGTTTCCCTTCCAGTCCCTTAAAGTGGCAGCCTGAGGAGGATATAGAGCTACAGAATCTGAGCTGCCTCACCTATGAAAACCAAGTTGCTCAAGGGAACAGGGACAGTGAGCACTCcgaaaatgaaacagaggacaCTATGCAGGTCCCAATGCCTGACTTGCTCCTCATATTCGGAGGTAAACCTCTAAAAGGCCAAGCTGCCATTTCAGTGTGGAAAATGACTCTGGGAGATTAGCTGGGACAGGGTGAAAAGTTTTATATATGCAAATGCTATTTTctcagaaagaaaaatatatagccTTGATTTTCCTATATGGGGATATATTTGTGATATTTACTTTTTGGACCTTCTGCTGGTGTACCTGTGACATTCTGATTTATTCATCTGATTTATGTAGTGTTGtcttgtttgtatatttgttttttcatgtttgttttctgtttgtattAGCAGGTACATATCTAAAATATGtgtgcaaatatatatatatatataattacaccTTTTAAATCCTTGTTTAACTTTTGTCTACGCCATGCATTATACACTTACTTAGTGTATACCAGCACATCTtctagcatgtttttgggacATGAGAGGAAACCAGATTAACCAGAGCAATGTCAATATACATCTTCTCAGGCACAACAggtttcatgtttttttgtggattttatTCAACATTTTCAGATCAACATATTTGCTAAACATATTCCTGTTGATTCCTAACCCTGCTGATCAAATAATTACTTTTACTGTTTTTCTTCACAGTAGTCACAAACACTCAACTTCAGTATGTTCATAGAGTGTTGAGACTTTACTTGATTATAAAAACATCCAGTTGTGTCTTGTGCATTATGAATGAACATTTTAGACAGATTAAAATACTTTGGTACGTAGAGCCTTGGCTAATTcacaaatacaattttatttatttggcattaTATTACAGATGTTCCAGGCAATATAAGGTCAGATTTACACA
This DNA window, taken from Hemibagrus wyckioides isolate EC202008001 linkage group LG06, SWU_Hwy_1.0, whole genome shotgun sequence, encodes the following:
- the si:dkey-3d4.3 gene encoding uncharacterized protein si:dkey-3d4.3 isoform X1 — its product is MSKKIGSCQWTPVPQSSPAPCDRYKHAICAYNGNVYMLGGRGKHSLKDFWKYNLVCNNWIRLDCDSDEAPDELEEHSMVPHQVILNINQGVLYVFGGLRDSAYSHTKTPLWLFDTAKEHWFLIEEQSPLVQNVAPANKKGHSAVVLGSSMFIYGGYIDMRGTSQEFWRFDLDSRLWSLLSVAQVGPGPRHSHSAIAYEDYMYLYGGLQGLKEQRDLWRWSSFNHTWTCIRTFSGPSKLMGHSALVYKNSMLLFGGGETQTAPTNCLWNLNLATMMWERLPSLPASTAPCRIHHCCVGLGPKFQPMPPNNTSSNDISISKSKDNTFRPFKNKCFPSSPLKWQPEEDIELQNLSCLTYENQVAQGNRDSEHSENETEDTMQVPMPDLLLIFGGKPLKGQAAISVWKMTLGD
- the si:dkey-3d4.3 gene encoding leucine-zipper-like transcriptional regulator 1 isoform X4, which translates into the protein MVPHQGVLYVFGGLRDSAYSHTKTPLWLFDTAKEHWFLIEEQSPLVQNVAPANKKGHSAVVLGSSMFIYGGYIDMRGTSQEFWRFDLDSRLWSLLSVAQVGPGPRHSHSAIAYEDYMYLYGGLQGLKEQRDLWRWSSFNHTWTCIRTFSGPSKLMGHSALVYKNSMLLFGGGETQTAPTNCLWNLNLATMMWERLPSLPASTAPCRIHHCCVGLGPKFQPMPPNNTSSNDISISKSKDNTFRPFKNKCFPSSPLKWQPEEDIELQNLSCLTYENQVAQGNRDSEHSENETEDTMQVPMPDLLLIFGGKPLKGQAAISVWKMTLGD
- the si:dkey-3d4.3 gene encoding uncharacterized protein si:dkey-3d4.3 isoform X3; translation: MVPHQVILNINQGVLYVFGGLRDSAYSHTKTPLWLFDTAKEHWFLIEEQSPLVQNVAPANKKGHSAVVLGSSMFIYGGYIDMRGTSQEFWRFDLDSRLWSLLSVAQVGPGPRHSHSAIAYEDYMYLYGGLQGLKEQRDLWRWSSFNHTWTCIRTFSGPSKLMGHSALVYKNSMLLFGGGETQTAPTNCLWNLNLATMMWERLPSLPASTAPCRIHHCCVGLGPKFQPMPPNNTSSNDISISKSKDNTFRPFKNKCFPSSPLKWQPEEDIELQNLSCLTYENQVAQGNRDSEHSENETEDTMQVPMPDLLLIFGGKPLKGQAAISVWKMTLGD
- the si:dkey-3d4.3 gene encoding uncharacterized protein si:dkey-3d4.3 isoform X2, which produces MSKKIGSCQWTPVPQSSPAPCDRYKHAICAYNGNVYMLGGRGKHSLKDFWKYNLVCNNWIRLDCDSDEAPDELEEHSMVPHQGVLYVFGGLRDSAYSHTKTPLWLFDTAKEHWFLIEEQSPLVQNVAPANKKGHSAVVLGSSMFIYGGYIDMRGTSQEFWRFDLDSRLWSLLSVAQVGPGPRHSHSAIAYEDYMYLYGGLQGLKEQRDLWRWSSFNHTWTCIRTFSGPSKLMGHSALVYKNSMLLFGGGETQTAPTNCLWNLNLATMMWERLPSLPASTAPCRIHHCCVGLGPKFQPMPPNNTSSNDISISKSKDNTFRPFKNKCFPSSPLKWQPEEDIELQNLSCLTYENQVAQGNRDSEHSENETEDTMQVPMPDLLLIFGGKPLKGQAAISVWKMTLGD